The Stigmatopora argus isolate UIUO_Sarg chromosome 16, RoL_Sarg_1.0, whole genome shotgun sequence genome has a window encoding:
- the LOC144090800 gene encoding calcium-binding protein 1-like isoform X4, with protein MGNSVKSLKIFNKKDQKKKYKAVQSCEEGGSGGAHLEPLVALAQNGANMHNVLGPACIFLRKGFAENRQADRELRPEEMDELREAFKEFDKDKDGFIGCKDLGNCMRTMGYMPTEMELIELSQQINMNLGGHVDFEDFVELMGPKLLAETADMIGVKELRDAFKEFDTNGDGQISTAELREAMKKLLGQQVGHRDLEDILRDIDLNGDGHVDFEEFVRMMSR; from the exons GACCAGAAGAAGAAATACAAAGCGGTGCAGTCCTGTGAGGAGGGGGGATCAGGGGGGGCCCATTTGGAGCCACTAGTGGCCCTGGCCCAGAACGGCGCCAACATGCACAACGTATTGGGGCCCGCGTGTATCTTTCTGCGCAAGGGCTTCGCCGAGAACCGGCAGGCT GACCGGGAGCTGCGGCCAGAAGAAATGGATG AGTTGCGTGAGGCATTCAAGGAGTTCGACAAGGACAAAGATGGCTTCATCGGCTGTAAAGATTTGGGCAACTGCATGAGGACGATGGGATACATGCCTACGGAGATGGAGCTGATCGAACTAAGCCAGCAGATAAACATGAATT TGGGTGGACATGTCGACTTTGAAGACTTTGTTGAGCTCATGGGTCCTAAACTTCTAGCGGAGACGGCTGACATGATCGGGGTGAAGGAGTTACGTGATGCTTTTAAGGAG TTTGACACCAACGGTGATGGTCAAATAAGCACAGCAGAGCTCAGAGAAGCCATGAAAAAACTATTAGGACAGCAG gtAGGGCACAGAGATCTGGAGGACATATTACGTGACATAGATCTCAATGGAGATGGACATGTGGATTTTGAAG AATTTGTGCGGATGATGTCTCGATGA
- the LOC144090800 gene encoding calcium-binding protein 1-like isoform X3 yields MGNSVKSLKIFNKKDQKKKYKAVQSCEEGGSGGAHLEPLVALAQNGANMHNVLGPACIFLRKGFAENRQADRELRPEEMDELREAFKEFDKDKDGFIGCKDLGNCMRTMGYMPTEMELIELSQQINMNLGGHVDFEDFVELMGPKLLAETADMIGVKELRDAFKEFDTNGDGQISTAELREAMKKLLGQQVVGHRDLEDILRDIDLNGDGHVDFEEFVRMMSR; encoded by the exons GACCAGAAGAAGAAATACAAAGCGGTGCAGTCCTGTGAGGAGGGGGGATCAGGGGGGGCCCATTTGGAGCCACTAGTGGCCCTGGCCCAGAACGGCGCCAACATGCACAACGTATTGGGGCCCGCGTGTATCTTTCTGCGCAAGGGCTTCGCCGAGAACCGGCAGGCT GACCGGGAGCTGCGGCCAGAAGAAATGGATG AGTTGCGTGAGGCATTCAAGGAGTTCGACAAGGACAAAGATGGCTTCATCGGCTGTAAAGATTTGGGCAACTGCATGAGGACGATGGGATACATGCCTACGGAGATGGAGCTGATCGAACTAAGCCAGCAGATAAACATGAATT TGGGTGGACATGTCGACTTTGAAGACTTTGTTGAGCTCATGGGTCCTAAACTTCTAGCGGAGACGGCTGACATGATCGGGGTGAAGGAGTTACGTGATGCTTTTAAGGAG TTTGACACCAACGGTGATGGTCAAATAAGCACAGCAGAGCTCAGAGAAGCCATGAAAAAACTATTAGGACAGCAGGTA gtAGGGCACAGAGATCTGGAGGACATATTACGTGACATAGATCTCAATGGAGATGGACATGTGGATTTTGAAG AATTTGTGCGGATGATGTCTCGATGA